TTAGAATATGGGAAAAAGGAGAAATACAACATGTGGATGAAGACTATTATGATGACGATATCATTGATATTGCCCGAAGATTACATAATGAACAACCGGTTAAAGGATTTTTAAAGTCAGCCCGCGTAATTGGAGAAGCTATCGGGAATTTGAATCAATACATTGGTGATCTTTATATTGAGTATAGAGTCAGACATTTAATAATGAATGGCGTTTTTGAGATACAAGGCATCCCAAAAGCAATGAGGTTTTATAGCGTGAAATTACGGTAGTTTTCCAGTATTCTCAAACCAAGGATGGCATCTAGCAGAACAGGGAGGCAGTGAAAGCTGCCTCTCATTTTTTTAGAAAGAATTGTATATAAAAAGAAAAATAATACAATAAAATGGTAAAATAAGAGATGTATGAACTGAAAACATATTTTTTTCAAGCTATGTGTATATCCGTCCTGTACAGCAGGATAAAGGAGGCTAATTTATGCCTATGTATAAGGACAAAGAGCTGGTTATCCGCCCAATAGGAGAAGAAGATTTATATTCATTATGGGAACTAACCTATAAGGAGGAGAATCCTGAATGGAAAAAATGGGATGCCCCTTATTTCGAGCATCAATCACTTTCCTATAAAGAATACATGGATAAAAAGAAGACAATCGTCAATCAAGATAATATTTGGGGAATTGAGGTAGATGGGAAGTTAATTGGAACCGTCAGTTATTATTGGGAGCATAAACCGTCAAATTGGTTGGAAATGGGCATTGGCATTTATGACCCGGATTATTGGAGCGACGGTTATGGCACGAAAGCGTTAAAGCTTTGGATTACCCATTTGTTTAACACGTTGCCTTTAGTGCGAGTGGGATTCACAACCTGGTCAGGAAATCATCGAATGATAAAGGTTGGGGAGAAATTAGGCATGCAAATGGAAGCGAGACTAAGGAAATGCCGTTACTATAATAATGAGTATTATGATTCTATTAGAATGGGATTACTGAGAGAGGAATGGGAATTTATTTAAATTTGCACTATCAATGAATATTAGCTAGGAGATGATCATTTGAAAAATTGGCTGCTCTCCTTTGGGATTAGCACCACTATGATTTTGGGCGGGGGATTTTTGATTCGGTTTGTGCGTGATGGAGATTTTTATATAGCAGAATTTATCGGGGGCATAGTAGGGATTATTTTAATAATCATCAGTTTTCTCCTTAAAGGCTCAATGAAACAGGATAATTCCTTCTGAGTAATAGTTGAATTTGCTGATCATCAGTTAAGAAGCTTTATTCATAAAAGGAAGGGAAGACATAAATGTCCGAGATTACAATCTTGCCCTCATCTAAGCCATTTAACATTCCCGATGAAATAGAAGAATACATTAACCGCCATGCATTTAATCGAGAAGAGGACATAATCTTTTTCTCTGTTCAAGAGATTGATGATTAGGAGAAGAAAAGATGAAGGGCTTATTTTCCATGCCTTATGTTTATGAGGCAGAGGGGGTTGGACACAGATTGTATTTAGCATGCATAGAAAAGTATATGGAATTAGGCGAGGTACTCGAAATCTATTATGTTCCGAGCCAAAATGATTTTGATGAAGACAAGCAACGATTGCTCGAGCATCCTGAACCGATTGAAATCAATATTGGGAAGTACATATACCAGACTTTTAATGGGCTTTATCAGTTAAGTCCAAAAAAAGCGGGTTGAGAAGATTAGTCATCGCAAATATCTTTCACCGTATGGGATAACAACCTTTGTAAACTATTAACTATATTGCGTTTCTAGCACGATGTAGAAATTTAAGGTAAGGGCGGGGGATGCTATGTTTTTAGGACTCTGGTTACTCATCATTTTCACTATTATATATGAGCCTATTATCGGCTATTTCGGGTATCAACGGTTTAAGCATGATGTGAAAGAAAAAGCGGATGCGAGATTAAATTATTACAAAAACATCATGATTGGTCTTTGGCTGCCGACTCTTTTCATCTTCCTATTAGTTTCTTTGACGGGGATGAATTTAATGGATATCGGCATTGCGCTGCCAAACATCAATCTAGATACGTTAGGAACAGAGTTTACCTATACGATTATCATCGCAGCAGTCATATATATGTTGATTTTCTCCTATTATTTAATTGGCTACCGTTTCAGCAGCAAGCTGAGAATGAAATTTATCGAAGCGAAAGAAAAAGAATTAAATGCGGCTCCATATGCAGATATTCTTCCGGTCACGAATAAGGAAAAGAAGTTATGGGATTATGTCTCGCTAACCGCCGGCGTCACGGAGGAGATCATCTATAGAGGGTTTCTGATTTTTGCTTTCTCAACTTTATTTCCCGATTTATCTATCTGGCTAGTCATCCTTTTATCCTCCATGCTGTTTGGGCTGGCACATACTTACCAGGGATTCACTGGCGTAATTCGGACATCCATTATCGGGATATTTTTCTCTTGTATATACATTGGATTGAATTCAATTTTACCGCTCATCCTTATTCATTTTTTAATGGATTATGTCGCCAAGTTAGGGGATTCTCCAATGGATCAGGAAACAAATATAAAAACGAGCTGAGAGGTTAT
This DNA window, taken from Pradoshia eiseniae, encodes the following:
- a CDS encoding GNAT family N-acetyltransferase, with the translated sequence MYKDKELVIRPIGEEDLYSLWELTYKEENPEWKKWDAPYFEHQSLSYKEYMDKKKTIVNQDNIWGIEVDGKLIGTVSYYWEHKPSNWLEMGIGIYDPDYWSDGYGTKALKLWITHLFNTLPLVRVGFTTWSGNHRMIKVGEKLGMQMEARLRKCRYYNNEYYDSIRMGLLREEWEFI
- a CDS encoding CPBP family intramembrane glutamic endopeptidase, with the protein product MFLGLWLLIIFTIIYEPIIGYFGYQRFKHDVKEKADARLNYYKNIMIGLWLPTLFIFLLVSLTGMNLMDIGIALPNINLDTLGTEFTYTIIIAAVIYMLIFSYYLIGYRFSSKLRMKFIEAKEKELNAAPYADILPVTNKEKKLWDYVSLTAGVTEEIIYRGFLIFAFSTLFPDLSIWLVILLSSMLFGLAHTYQGFTGVIRTSIIGIFFSCIYIGLNSILPLILIHFLMDYVAKLGDSPMDQETNIKTS